The proteins below are encoded in one region of Eublepharis macularius isolate TG4126 unplaced genomic scaffold, MPM_Emac_v1.0 Eublepharis_20, whole genome shotgun sequence:
- the LOC129346672 gene encoding uncharacterized protein LOC129346672 produces MADKGMEASEEERLDEMLAACSQFEQFVFFTLQRMLHRAKEKEEKLLRHEESLRNYQKEAEDWRSEIKVFKEQVHDVKSRIDEIQRRIKDELQNEQQAVKEANETIAHLQKTNEELQREVKEAKGHAEFWERKCSEQRPSIISEKGHPQEGEEGEEEVIPSATKAADVEEDLLKRPSFTCPSSVTATPRAPPVEKSFLEESVSVQDSATEEELFPEVFRRKLTSTPLMTTEEPSSQSEPSTSREGTEPSPTIPSKRQRRGSVLVLRKSSQYSAPADDGGARRVPSLNTDAGTS; encoded by the exons ATGGCTGACAAGGGTATGGAG GCCTCCGAGGAAGAGAGATTGGACGAGATGTTAGCTGCGTGCTCCCAGTTTgagcagtttgttttttttacacTGCAGCGAATGTTGCACAgagcaaaagaaaaggaagaaaagcttTTGAGGCATGAAGAATCACTGAGAAATTATCAAAAGGAAGCTGAGGATTGGAGGAGTGAAATAAAAGTATTCAAAGAGCAGGTCCATGATGTAAAATCTAGGATAGATGAAATTCAGAGAAGGATAAAGGACGAACTACAGAATGAACAGCAAGCTGTCAAGGAGGCTAATGAAACAATTGCGCACCTGCAAAAAACAAATGAGGAGCTTCAACGAGAGGTCAAAGAGGCAAAAGGACATgcagaattttgggaaaggaaatGTTCTGAACAGCGACCATCTATCATTTCAGAAAAAGGCCACCCACAAGAAGGCGAAGAAGGTGAGGAAGAGGTAATACCATCAGCAACCAAGGCTGCAGATGTCGAAGAAGACCTTCTCAAGAGGCCAAGCTTCACATGCCCTTCCTCAGTAACAGCTACCCCTAGAGCTCCACCAGTTGAAAAGTCTTTTCTGGAAGAGAGCGTGTCTGTGCAGGATTCTGCCACAGAAGAGGAGCTCTTCCCAGAAGTCTTTAGGAGAAAGTTGACATCCACGCCTCTCATGACAACAGAAGAGCCCAGTTCCCAATCGGAGCCAAGCACCAGCAGAGAAGGCACTGAACCATCTCCCACCATACCATCCAAGCGGCAAAGGAGG GGCTCCGTCCTGGTGCTTCGAAAGAGTTCCCAGTACAGCGCTCCAGCGGATGATGGAGGGGCCCGCCGCGTTCCTTCCTTGAACACTGATGCCGGAACGTCATAG